The following proteins come from a genomic window of Micavibrio aeruginosavorus EPB:
- a CDS encoding NADP-dependent isocitrate dehydrogenase: protein MAKIKVDNPVVEIDGDEMTRIIWQMIREKLILPYLDIDLKYYDLSIQNRDATDDKVTVDAAEAIKKYGVGVKCATITPDEARVQEFSLKKMWKSPNGTIRNILNGTVFREPIICKNVPRYVPGWTSPIVIGRHAFGDQYKATDFKVSGPGKLTMRFEPANGGPAQEFEVFDFPAAGVAMGMYNLDESIEGFARSCFNYALAREWPLYMSTKNTILKAYDGKFIEIFQRVYEQEFKSTFESKKIWYEHRLIDDMVAFAVKSNGKFVWACKNYDGDVQSDVVAQGFGSLGLMTSVLLTPDGKCVEAEAAHGTVTRHYREHQKGKETSTNPIASIFAWTQGLKYRGQFDGNNALVDFAETLERVCVATVEAGAMTKDLAILVGPDQKYLTTTQFMDAVVANLDSAMRKAA, encoded by the coding sequence ATGGCCAAGATCAAGGTTGATAATCCGGTTGTTGAAATCGACGGCGACGAAATGACACGCATCATCTGGCAGATGATCCGCGAAAAGCTGATTTTGCCGTACCTTGATATCGACCTGAAATATTACGACCTGTCGATCCAGAACCGCGATGCCACCGATGACAAAGTCACGGTCGATGCCGCCGAAGCGATCAAGAAATACGGCGTTGGCGTCAAATGCGCCACCATCACGCCGGACGAAGCCCGCGTGCAGGAATTTTCCCTGAAGAAAATGTGGAAGTCGCCGAACGGCACCATCCGCAACATCCTGAACGGCACCGTGTTCCGTGAACCGATCATTTGCAAAAACGTACCGCGTTACGTTCCAGGATGGACCAGCCCGATCGTGATTGGCCGTCACGCCTTTGGCGATCAATACAAAGCCACCGATTTCAAAGTGTCCGGCCCCGGCAAACTGACCATGCGGTTTGAACCGGCCAATGGTGGCCCGGCCCAGGAATTCGAAGTGTTCGACTTCCCGGCGGCTGGTGTGGCCATGGGCATGTATAACCTGGATGAATCGATCGAAGGGTTCGCGCGCTCCTGCTTCAACTATGCGCTGGCGCGTGAATGGCCGCTGTATATGTCGACCAAGAACACGATCCTGAAGGCCTATGATGGCAAGTTCATCGAGATCTTCCAACGCGTGTACGAACAGGAATTCAAATCGACGTTCGAATCCAAAAAAATCTGGTACGAACACCGCCTGATCGACGACATGGTGGCCTTTGCCGTGAAATCGAACGGCAAATTCGTCTGGGCCTGCAAAAACTATGACGGTGATGTGCAGTCCGACGTTGTGGCACAGGGCTTTGGCTCACTGGGTCTGATGACCTCCGTGCTGCTGACCCCGGATGGGAAATGTGTCGAGGCCGAAGCCGCCCACGGCACCGTGACCCGCCATTACCGCGAACACCAGAAGGGCAAGGAAACATCGACCAACCCGATCGCGTCGATCTTTGCCTGGACACAAGGTCTGAAATATCGTGGCCAGTTCGATGGCAATAATGCGCTGGTCGATTTTGCCGAAACGTTGGAACGCGTGTGCGTTGCCACGGTTGAGGCGGGCGCGATGACCAAGGATCTGGCGATCCTGGTGGGCCCGGACCAAAAATATCTGACCACCACCCAGTTTATGGATGCCGTGGTCGCCAATCTGGATTCCGCTATGCGGAAGGCCGCGTAA
- a CDS encoding L,D-transpeptidase: MIFSRLHLSAALVLGLMLGTSPVPAQAEEMKLAFLKFPFGAEKQEEEKKDSPPADAKKDEKGSKAENKKAEAKKEDAKKTASMPEPDKKPAKPAPFTPYDKDWVGTMKTHVATYDDMFVELARKYNVGYVELRAANQHLDPWIPGEGKKVVIPTMHLLPQAERRDVVINLAEMRMYIFKTPGKAPLTYPIGIGREGLQTPVGQTTIVRKKDGPQWRPTARMREENPALPAVVEPGPDNPLGTHAMYLGWPEYLIHGTDKPYSIGRRLSSGCIRMYPEDITKAFGMVPVGMSVNVVDQSVKAGWVGDKFFVEASPTTAQVDRMEIDGGLPGYVFSNDDMAVIMKVAGEYADDLDWSVVRRAVRERRGYPIEVFRKPGPVKQVAAEADAMPVDKDVPKDDAPKKDEKKSDGDQAATDQPQDDVTKVADADDASGND; this comes from the coding sequence ATGATCTTCTCTCGCCTTCATTTGTCAGCCGCCTTGGTGCTGGGCCTTATGCTCGGGACATCGCCTGTCCCGGCGCAGGCAGAGGAGATGAAGCTGGCCTTCCTGAAATTCCCGTTCGGGGCCGAAAAGCAGGAGGAGGAGAAAAAAGATTCTCCTCCCGCTGACGCTAAAAAAGACGAAAAAGGCAGCAAGGCCGAAAATAAAAAGGCCGAGGCCAAGAAAGAAGACGCCAAAAAAACGGCCAGCATGCCGGAGCCGGATAAAAAGCCGGCCAAGCCCGCACCGTTTACGCCGTATGACAAAGACTGGGTCGGCACGATGAAAACGCACGTCGCCACCTATGACGACATGTTCGTCGAGCTGGCGCGGAAATATAACGTCGGCTACGTCGAATTGCGCGCCGCGAACCAGCATCTGGACCCGTGGATTCCGGGTGAGGGAAAAAAGGTTGTGATCCCGACCATGCATTTATTACCTCAGGCGGAACGCCGCGATGTGGTGATCAATCTGGCCGAAATGCGGATGTATATTTTCAAGACGCCGGGCAAAGCCCCGTTGACCTACCCCATCGGGATCGGTCGTGAAGGATTGCAAACACCCGTTGGTCAAACCACGATCGTGCGGAAGAAAGATGGTCCGCAATGGCGCCCCACCGCGCGCATGCGTGAAGAAAACCCGGCTCTGCCGGCCGTGGTCGAACCGGGACCGGATAACCCGTTGGGGACGCATGCGATGTATCTGGGGTGGCCGGAATATCTGATACACGGTACCGATAAGCCCTACAGTATTGGCCGCCGCCTCAGCAGCGGGTGTATTCGCATGTATCCGGAAGACATCACCAAGGCCTTTGGCATGGTTCCCGTGGGCATGAGCGTCAACGTGGTGGATCAATCGGTGAAGGCCGGATGGGTTGGCGATAAATTCTTCGTCGAGGCATCCCCCACAACCGCACAGGTTGACCGCATGGAAATTGATGGCGGCTTGCCGGGCTATGTGTTCAGCAATGACGACATGGCCGTCATTATGAAGGTCGCAGGTGAATATGCCGATGATCTGGATTGGTCGGTGGTGCGTCGCGCCGTGCGCGAACGTCGCGGTTATCCAATCGAAGTGTTCCGCAAACCAGGCCCGGTGAAGCAGGTCGCCGCCGAAGCGGACGCGATGCCCGTGGACAAAGATGTACCGAAGGACGATGCGCCGAAAAAGGACGAGAAAAAATCCGACGGTGATCAGGCTGCAACGGATCAACCGCAAGATGATGTGACGAAAGTGGCCGACGCGGACGACGCGAGCGGCAACGATTAA
- a CDS encoding N-acetylmuramoyl-L-alanine amidase, which produces MLMKTIVRIALMLTLWAGVMMCAIAPQSAHAQNTVPSLSVTGIRFGAHEDKTRLVIDLNAPAQYRAFTLQGPDRLVIDLPHFGWSVGAITRPTSAHVTDIRQGPTQPGISRIVIDMNQTVAIRGTMMLPRSGQSGDRLVIDYSPAAKGAAGQNQIFGTLQINDAIAGNNDLQTPVQTVSASAAQTVHAITPTHKPSAPHNQNNAPLPKGERPLIVLDAGHGGNDPGALGPNGLKEKNITLAMARDLKKALEDTGRYRVLMTRDKDVYLRLGQRVQIARHHNADLFISLHADSLDRKHVSGASIYTLSEKASDSESARLAERENQSDLIAGLDLSVEDEEVASILVNLAMRDTMNQSKFFANTIVDVMQNHSLSLLDNPHRYAGFAVLKAPDVPSVLIEAGFMSNNQEANKLNTPAHRARIAAAIVRGIDAYFEQVRRNGGN; this is translated from the coding sequence ATGCTTATGAAAACTATCGTTCGCATTGCCCTGATGCTCACCCTGTGGGCAGGGGTGATGATGTGCGCCATTGCCCCCCAAAGCGCCCACGCCCAGAACACCGTCCCTTCTCTGAGCGTCACAGGCATTCGGTTTGGGGCCCACGAAGACAAGACCCGTCTGGTCATTGATTTGAACGCCCCGGCCCAATACCGCGCCTTCACCCTGCAGGGACCGGACCGGCTGGTGATCGACCTGCCGCATTTCGGATGGAGCGTCGGCGCAATCACGCGGCCGACATCCGCCCATGTGACAGACATTCGCCAGGGCCCGACCCAACCGGGCATCTCCCGCATCGTCATTGATATGAACCAGACCGTGGCCATTCGCGGCACGATGATGCTGCCCCGTTCAGGGCAGAGCGGTGACCGTCTGGTGATTGATTACAGCCCCGCCGCCAAGGGCGCGGCCGGACAAAACCAGATCTTCGGCACATTGCAAATCAATGATGCGATCGCCGGGAACAACGATTTACAAACACCCGTACAAACGGTCAGCGCATCCGCCGCGCAGACGGTGCACGCCATCACCCCGACGCACAAACCATCGGCACCACACAATCAGAACAATGCCCCGCTTCCTAAAGGCGAACGCCCGCTGATCGTTCTGGATGCCGGGCATGGTGGCAATGATCCCGGCGCCTTGGGCCCGAATGGATTGAAGGAAAAAAACATCACGCTGGCGATGGCGCGTGATTTGAAAAAAGCATTGGAAGACACGGGCCGTTACCGCGTTTTGATGACGCGGGATAAGGATGTCTATCTGCGGCTGGGCCAGCGCGTTCAAATCGCACGGCACCATAATGCGGATTTATTTATCTCCCTGCACGCCGATTCACTGGACCGTAAACATGTCAGTGGCGCGTCCATCTATACCTTGTCGGAAAAGGCATCCGATTCTGAATCCGCACGATTGGCCGAACGCGAAAACCAATCCGATTTGATTGCCGGATTGGATTTGAGCGTTGAGGATGAGGAAGTCGCCAGCATTCTGGTTAACCTGGCCATGCGCGATACGATGAACCAGTCAAAATTTTTCGCCAACACGATTGTGGACGTCATGCAAAATCACAGCCTGAGCCTGCTGGACAATCCGCACCGTTATGCCGGGTTTGCAGTGTTGAAGGCCCCGGACGTTCCGTCTGTCCTGATTGAAGCGGGCTTTATGTCGAATAACCAGGAAGCCAACAAACTGAATACACCCGCCCACCGCGCCCGAATCGCCGCCGCCATCGTCCGTGGCATCGATGCCTATTTCGAACAGGTTCGCAGAAATGGCGGGAACTAA
- a CDS encoding Rne/Rng family ribonuclease, with product MAKRMLIDATHAEETRVAVVDGNRLVEFDYESKVRKQLKGSIFLAKVTRVEPSLQAAFVNFGGNRHGFLPFTEIHPDYYRIPIADREALLAEQQAELDALAAEEEAEEAEALARAAAQQAQAEGQPAAETSDDAEQDQSESDEEDEDEEDEEDDEDGEDDEDDEDEDEDEIVEELGGENRAVDMIDEDSDEDESDEEETAPAPVQLIPLAIPVDGVFADDQDQDAETDFSAADDADEGGDNGDMTAADAEGQAEGEATAEGAAEESAGGEGNNDRRRGRGNDRGRGRGRGGRDRGRGRGGRHMAASSRRVEMLGGDGVDGDRPLRPSLRKNYKIQEVIKRGQIMLIQVSKEERGNKGAAVTTYLSLPGRYCVLMPNSPRGGGVSRKIANFEERRRMKEILAELNVPEGMSVIMRTAGMSRTKQEIKRDLDYLLRLWNDIRDLTLQSSAPAQIHEEGNLVRRAVRDLYSRDIEEIHVAGEDGYKIARDFMKVMMPSHAKRVVHYQDEQIPLFHRYQVESQIRDMGSSTAQLKSGGYLVINPTEALVSVDVNSGRATKERHIEETALKTNLEAADEVARQLRLRDLGGLVVIDFIDMEDRRNNAKVERRLKEALSTDRARIQMGRISSFGLLEMSRQRLNPSLTEAQFEKCHECGGAGHVRTEDSASILALRALEEEGIRGRAATVHLTVPPRVALYILNHKRAMMEDIERRYGFTILIRVDESLTASDFKIESIKAQPRDDDDEAPAPRRRPEQRAPIARNVVEDDQDESGEDDDETSETDAESDGETGEADAGAPREDGEDGQRRNRRRRGRRGGRNRNRRDRDQNGGEDRPTDEDGDIDGNRAEADFASDDDAQPRENTAREHAPREGNREGAREGGRGRNRNRGGRNRGGRDNRGPREDQPMNQQGQERNDNVDHGYAVNIGDVPASAAPVRERAPSFEVAQAPVQAPVQERAQESTPPVAREYERVNEEPSEKKKGWWNRLME from the coding sequence ATGGCTAAACGTATGTTAATTGACGCAACCCACGCGGAAGAAACCCGGGTTGCGGTGGTCGATGGAAACCGTCTGGTTGAATTCGACTATGAAAGCAAAGTCCGCAAACAGCTCAAAGGCTCTATCTTTCTGGCCAAGGTGACACGGGTTGAACCCTCACTGCAGGCCGCCTTCGTGAATTTCGGTGGCAACCGCCACGGCTTCCTGCCCTTCACGGAAATTCACCCTGATTATTACCGCATCCCTATCGCTGACCGTGAAGCTCTGTTGGCTGAACAACAGGCCGAGCTGGACGCACTGGCCGCCGAGGAAGAGGCCGAGGAAGCCGAAGCCTTGGCCCGTGCCGCCGCACAACAGGCGCAGGCCGAAGGCCAGCCCGCGGCCGAAACCAGCGATGATGCCGAGCAGGATCAGTCTGAATCCGATGAAGAGGATGAAGACGAAGAAGACGAAGAAGACGATGAGGATGGCGAGGACGACGAGGACGACGAGGACGAAGACGAAGACGAGATCGTTGAAGAGCTGGGTGGTGAAAATCGCGCGGTTGATATGATTGACGAGGATTCTGACGAAGACGAATCCGATGAAGAAGAAACCGCGCCCGCGCCGGTTCAGCTTATCCCGTTGGCCATTCCGGTTGATGGCGTCTTTGCTGATGATCAGGATCAGGACGCTGAGACCGATTTCTCTGCCGCCGATGACGCGGACGAGGGGGGTGATAACGGTGACATGACCGCGGCCGATGCCGAAGGTCAGGCCGAAGGTGAAGCAACCGCCGAAGGGGCCGCTGAAGAGAGCGCCGGGGGAGAAGGCAACAATGACCGCCGTCGGGGTCGTGGCAATGATCGTGGCCGTGGCCGCGGTCGTGGTGGCCGTGATCGCGGTCGTGGCCGCGGGGGTCGCCATATGGCGGCCAGCAGCCGTCGCGTGGAAATGCTGGGCGGTGATGGCGTGGACGGTGACCGTCCGTTGCGCCCGTCCCTGCGCAAAAACTACAAAATCCAGGAAGTGATCAAACGCGGCCAGATCATGTTGATTCAGGTCAGCAAGGAAGAACGCGGCAACAAGGGTGCCGCCGTGACGACCTATCTGTCCCTGCCGGGTCGTTACTGTGTTCTGATGCCGAACAGCCCGCGTGGTGGTGGCGTCAGCCGCAAGATTGCAAACTTCGAAGAACGCCGCCGGATGAAAGAAATCCTGGCCGAGCTGAACGTACCGGAAGGCATGTCCGTGATTATGCGGACCGCCGGTATGTCCCGCACGAAACAGGAAATCAAACGCGACCTCGATTACCTGCTGCGTCTGTGGAACGATATTCGTGACCTGACCCTGCAATCATCGGCCCCGGCCCAGATCCACGAAGAGGGTAATCTGGTTCGTCGCGCCGTGCGTGACCTGTACAGCCGCGACATCGAAGAAATCCATGTTGCCGGTGAAGATGGTTACAAAATTGCCCGCGATTTCATGAAAGTCATGATGCCGTCCCACGCCAAGCGTGTGGTGCATTATCAGGATGAACAAATCCCGCTGTTCCATCGCTATCAGGTTGAAAGCCAGATCCGCGATATGGGCAGCTCGACTGCGCAATTGAAATCCGGTGGTTACCTGGTCATCAACCCGACCGAAGCGCTGGTGTCTGTTGACGTCAACTCCGGTCGTGCGACCAAGGAACGCCATATCGAAGAAACCGCACTGAAAACCAACCTTGAGGCCGCCGACGAAGTGGCCCGCCAATTGCGCTTGCGCGATTTGGGTGGTCTGGTTGTCATCGACTTTATCGACATGGAAGACCGCCGCAACAACGCCAAGGTTGAACGCCGTTTGAAAGAGGCGCTGTCCACCGACCGCGCCCGGATTCAGATGGGCCGTATTTCCAGCTTTGGTTTGTTGGAAATGTCGCGCCAGCGTTTGAACCCCAGCCTGACCGAAGCGCAGTTTGAAAAATGCCATGAATGCGGTGGTGCCGGACATGTCCGCACCGAAGATTCCGCATCCATCCTGGCCCTGCGTGCGTTGGAGGAAGAGGGCATTCGTGGCCGTGCCGCGACGGTTCACCTGACCGTTCCGCCGCGCGTTGCGCTGTACATCCTGAACCACAAACGCGCGATGATGGAAGATATTGAACGCCGCTACGGCTTCACCATCCTGATCCGCGTGGATGAATCGCTGACCGCGTCCGATTTCAAGATTGAATCGATCAAGGCCCAGCCGCGTGATGATGATGACGAGGCACCGGCTCCGCGCCGCCGTCCGGAACAACGTGCGCCGATTGCGCGGAACGTTGTTGAGGACGATCAGGACGAGAGCGGTGAAGACGACGATGAAACGTCGGAAACCGATGCGGAATCCGATGGCGAAACCGGTGAAGCCGATGCCGGCGCGCCGCGTGAGGATGGTGAAGACGGCCAACGCCGTAACCGCCGCCGCCGTGGTCGCCGTGGTGGTCGTAACCGCAACCGTCGTGACCGTGATCAGAACGGTGGCGAGGATCGTCCGACCGATGAAGATGGCGATATTGACGGCAACCGTGCCGAGGCCGACTTCGCCAGCGATGACGATGCCCAGCCCCGTGAAAATACTGCGCGTGAGCATGCGCCCCGTGAAGGCAATCGTGAAGGTGCCCGTGAAGGTGGACGGGGTCGCAACCGTAATCGCGGGGGCCGCAACCGCGGTGGCCGTGACAATCGCGGCCCGCGCGAAGACCAGCCCATGAACCAACAGGGCCAGGAACGTAACGACAATGTCGATCATGGTTATGCCGTGAACATTGGTGACGTTCCGGCATCTGCGGCTCCTGTGCGTGAACGCGCACCGTCTTTTGAAGTGGCGCAAGCCCCGGTTCAAGCCCCGGTTCAAGAGCGCGCGCAAGAATCAACGCCGCCGGTGGCGCGTGAATATGAGCGCGTGAACGAGGAGCCGTCGGAAAAGAAAAAAGGCTGGTGGAATCGCCTGATGGAATAA
- a CDS encoding COX15/CtaA family protein codes for MSTNQHTSSFAPHRKIAVWLFICCFMVLSMAMIGAVTRLTESGLSITEWKPIAGALPPLNEEAWQAEFDLYKQTPEYDAKHFWMQLSDFKKIYFWEWLHRLWGRAIGIVFAVPLVWFAIRKQIPPGYGLKFIGLLALGGAQGFIGWFMVQSGLVDRPSVSHFRLSLHLFMAALVFALMLWLAIGLWRGTTHKNITAKHTVITGWATLAMIAITIVWGAFVAGLDAGMIYNQFPHMGAGLVPPDFRTHPTMIGDIMQNPAAVQFTHRWLAIATLCVTALYIWMRTKGGTITGDVAALGVMILVQVGLGIATLLTQVDIHLATAHQAGAFILLGLLLNAQHRLMRG; via the coding sequence ATGTCCACCAACCAACACACATCATCATTCGCCCCCCACCGCAAAATTGCCGTGTGGTTGTTCATTTGCTGCTTCATGGTGTTGAGCATGGCGATGATTGGCGCGGTCACACGATTGACCGAATCCGGGCTGTCCATCACCGAATGGAAACCGATTGCGGGCGCGTTGCCGCCGCTGAACGAAGAGGCCTGGCAGGCGGAATTTGATTTATACAAACAAACGCCGGAATACGACGCCAAGCATTTCTGGATGCAATTATCCGATTTCAAAAAAATCTATTTTTGGGAATGGCTGCACCGTTTGTGGGGGCGTGCGATTGGCATTGTCTTTGCCGTACCACTGGTGTGGTTCGCCATCCGCAAACAAATCCCGCCGGGATATGGGTTGAAATTTATCGGCCTGCTCGCCCTTGGCGGTGCGCAGGGATTCATCGGTTGGTTTATGGTGCAAAGCGGTTTGGTTGACCGCCCATCCGTATCGCATTTCCGATTGTCCTTGCACCTGTTTATGGCGGCCCTGGTGTTTGCATTGATGCTGTGGCTGGCGATTGGGCTATGGCGCGGAACAACCCACAAAAACATTACGGCCAAACACACCGTTATCACCGGATGGGCCACGTTGGCGATGATTGCGATCACCATTGTGTGGGGCGCCTTTGTCGCCGGGTTGGACGCCGGGATGATTTATAACCAGTTCCCGCACATGGGTGCCGGATTGGTCCCGCCGGATTTCCGCACCCACCCGACGATGATCGGCGACATCATGCAAAACCCGGCGGCGGTCCAATTCACCCACCGCTGGCTGGCCATCGCGACATTATGCGTCACCGCGCTTTATATCTGGATGCGCACCAAAGGCGGCACGATCACCGGCGATGTCGCCGCATTGGGCGTTATGATTTTGGTGCAGGTCGGATTGGGCATCGCCACATTACTGACCCAGGTTGATATCCACCTGGCTACCGCGCACCAGGCCGGAGCCTTTATCCTGCTGGGTCTTTTGCTGAACGCCCAGCACCGCCTCATGCGTGGATAG
- a CDS encoding AIM24 family protein: protein MTTIDTPKASTAFNGPAQTHGFEFRINGAHTPYLELHMQPGQAFVGEAGTLMGQSDSVKMKSTLGDGSNSGFLSSLFRSVMRKIGGENFFINQYVNMSSDKVGKLSLAAALPGEIVAIDIAEHGNRIVAQRGSFLAAEQGAQLGSKMKLSLFGMLSNSVVMQEIKGEAWTFLNAPGNVQCIQLDAGEVYKTDARCLVAASDSVKLGMAFAGGLLTMVTGGEGAFVAKAEGPGTIWVGSKPFETKQALGPKR, encoded by the coding sequence ATGACGACCATCGACACCCCGAAAGCCTCCACCGCCTTTAACGGGCCGGCCCAGACCCACGGGTTCGAATTTCGCATTAACGGCGCGCACACCCCGTATCTGGAATTGCACATGCAACCGGGGCAGGCCTTCGTTGGCGAAGCGGGCACATTGATGGGACAATCCGACAGCGTGAAAATGAAATCCACGCTGGGCGACGGATCCAATTCCGGTTTCTTAAGCAGCCTGTTCCGGTCCGTCATGCGCAAGATCGGGGGCGAAAATTTCTTCATCAACCAATACGTCAACATGTCATCCGACAAGGTTGGCAAGCTGAGCCTGGCCGCCGCGTTGCCGGGTGAAATTGTTGCGATTGATATTGCCGAACACGGCAACCGCATCGTCGCCCAGCGCGGCAGCTTCCTGGCCGCGGAGCAAGGCGCGCAGCTGGGATCAAAAATGAAACTCTCGCTGTTCGGTATGCTGAGCAACAGCGTCGTGATGCAGGAAATCAAAGGCGAGGCGTGGACCTTCCTGAACGCGCCGGGCAACGTCCAATGCATTCAACTGGACGCTGGCGAAGTTTACAAAACCGATGCGCGCTGTCTGGTCGCGGCCAGCGACTCCGTCAAACTGGGCATGGCTTTTGCGGGCGGATTGCTGACCATGGTCACAGGCGGCGAAGGCGCGTTCGTGGCCAAGGCCGAGGGCCCGGGCACCATCTGGGTCGGCTCCAAACCGTTTGAAACCAAACAGGCTTTGGGCCCGAAACGGTAA
- a CDS encoding NAD(P)/FAD-dependent oxidoreductase codes for MENQSVRTDVVIIGAGPVGLFAVFELGLLDMKVHLVDILDKPGGQCAELYPEKPIYDIPAWPVITGQDLTDRLMEQIAPFKPTFHLGQMAESLERLEDGFWRLTTDIGTVIEAKVVVIAAGGGSFVPKKPAIPGLEAFEGTSVFYAVREMEKFRDKKIVIAGGGDSALDWTINLQPLAKSMHLVHRRDDFRAAPDSVNKMRALVADNKMALDIAAITGLEGENGILRAVHMNSAERGDYVVEADTLLAFYGLTMKLGPIADFGLHLHENLVPVDTEKFETSTPGIFAIGDINYYPGKLKLILSGFHEGALMAQAAFRYVFPDKKLRFQYTTSSSALQGKLGVRESKDAA; via the coding sequence ATGGAAAATCAATCGGTTAGAACGGATGTGGTGATCATTGGCGCGGGCCCGGTGGGCTTGTTTGCCGTGTTTGAGCTGGGCTTGCTGGATATGAAGGTCCATCTGGTCGATATTCTGGACAAGCCGGGCGGCCAGTGTGCCGAGCTGTACCCCGAAAAGCCGATTTACGACATTCCCGCCTGGCCGGTCATTACGGGCCAGGACCTGACCGACCGTCTGATGGAACAGATTGCGCCGTTCAAGCCGACCTTCCATCTGGGTCAGATGGCGGAATCGCTGGAGCGTTTGGAGGACGGGTTCTGGCGTCTGACCACCGATATCGGCACGGTGATCGAAGCCAAGGTGGTGGTGATCGCCGCCGGTGGCGGATCGTTCGTGCCGAAGAAGCCGGCCATTCCGGGGTTGGAGGCGTTTGAAGGCACGTCGGTGTTCTATGCCGTGCGTGAAATGGAAAAATTCCGTGACAAGAAAATTGTCATTGCCGGTGGTGGTGATTCCGCACTGGATTGGACGATCAATCTGCAACCGCTGGCCAAATCCATGCACCTTGTCCACCGCCGCGATGATTTCCGCGCGGCCCCCGACAGCGTCAATAAAATGCGCGCACTGGTGGCCGATAATAAAATGGCGCTGGATATTGCCGCCATCACCGGGTTGGAGGGTGAAAACGGAATCCTGCGCGCTGTTCACATGAATTCGGCGGAACGGGGCGATTATGTGGTTGAGGCGGATACGCTGCTCGCTTTCTACGGTCTGACCATGAAATTGGGGCCGATTGCGGATTTCGGGTTGCACCTGCATGAAAATCTGGTGCCGGTGGATACGGAAAAATTTGAAACATCGACCCCGGGCATTTTTGCCATTGGCGATATCAATTATTACCCCGGCAAGCTGAAGCTGATCCTGTCTGGTTTCCATGAAGGGGCGCTGATGGCGCAGGCCGCGTTCCGTTATGTCTTCCCGGACAAGAAATTGCGATTCCAGTACACCACATCGTCCTCGGCCCTGCAGGGCAAGCTGGGCGTGCGCGAGTCCAAGGATGCGGCATAA
- a CDS encoding 2Fe-2S iron-sulfur cluster-binding protein: MGMNTYKIHVTNPDGTRTSLDALEGWQVMEILRDYGLPVKAECGGACCCATCHVYVDADWLDKLPPVGDEEECMLDSALSPKANSRLSCQIIMTPELDGLSLTIAPNGV; encoded by the coding sequence ATGGGCATGAACACATACAAAATTCATGTCACGAACCCGGACGGCACCCGCACCAGCCTCGACGCGCTGGAGGGGTGGCAGGTCATGGAAATCCTGCGCGATTACGGTTTGCCGGTGAAGGCGGAATGCGGGGGGGCGTGCTGCTGCGCCACCTGTCACGTGTATGTCGATGCCGACTGGCTGGACAAGCTGCCCCCGGTCGGGGATGAGGAAGAGTGCATGCTGGATAGTGCCTTGTCACCCAAGGCCAATTCCCGCCTGTCCTGCCAGATCATTATGACCCCGGAGCTGGACGGGCTGAGCCTGACCATTGCGCCGAATGGGGTTTAA
- a CDS encoding usg protein: MADLRTQFMKDYRLTTAEILYHLPDYPDLLQSYIWQEYDLAPKYPVLNKFLDFWSHNLDGKLHSVYVASHKLITPGESRFIRAEFQLH, encoded by the coding sequence ATGGCCGATCTGCGGACCCAATTCATGAAAGACTACCGCCTGACCACGGCGGAGATTTTGTACCATTTGCCGGATTATCCGGATTTGCTCCAATCCTATATCTGGCAGGAATACGACCTGGCCCCGAAATATCCGGTGCTGAACAAATTCCTGGATTTTTGGAGCCACAATCTGGACGGCAAACTGCATTCCGTCTACGTCGCCAGCCACAAGCTGATCACGCCCGGCGAATCCCGGTTTATCCGCGCGGAATTCCAGTTGCATTAA
- a CDS encoding co-chaperone GroES encodes MKFRPLHDRVLLRRVEQDEKTKGGIIIPDTAKEKPMEGEIVAVGSGLRDETGKVVPLDVKAGDRVLFSKWSGTEVTIDGEDLLVMKEADIMGVLAA; translated from the coding sequence ATGAAGTTTCGTCCTTTGCATGATCGTGTTCTTCTGCGTCGCGTTGAACAGGATGAGAAAACCAAGGGTGGTATTATCATCCCGGATACCGCGAAAGAAAAACCGATGGAAGGTGAAATTGTCGCTGTGGGCTCCGGCCTGCGTGATGAAACCGGCAAGGTTGTGCCGCTGGATGTGAAGGCTGGCGACCGTGTCCTGTTTTCCAAATGGTCCGGAACGGAAGTGACGATTGATGGCGAAGACCTTCTGGTGATGAAGGAAGCCGACATCATGGGTGTTCTGGCTGCGTAA